TATAATCAAGATTTTCAATTTTGGAATTAAATATGATTTCTTCTTTACTAGAAATACCTGAAAGATAAGTTGATAGTCCAACATCGTTATTTTCAGTAAAAGTCAAAAACATTTTTGGTTTCCTTAAATCAGCACCAATTACAATGGTCTTTTTACCAGAAATAGCATAAACTGTTGCAATGTTTTTAGCACAAAATGTTTTTCCCTCACCACTAATTGAAGATGTAAACAACATAGTCTTACCAAGTTTGTGTTTTGGAAGGATAAATTCTATATTGGATCTGATGTTTCTAAATGATTCAGAAATTCTTGACTTAGGTTTTTCATTGACAATCAAATCAAAACCAGTATTATTACTTGCAACATATCCAAGGTAAGGTATTTTAGAATTCTTTTCTATATCTCCTGGCCCTGTAATTCTAGTATAAAATAATTCAATAAGAGTAAATACTGTGAATGGTAAAAATATACCTATCAACAATGCTAGAATATTATTTTGAGATTTATTAGGAGAAACCAAAACTCCTGATTGTATAATTGCTGGCTCAACCACTTTAGCATCAGAAACATTACCAGCACTTAAAATTCCAGCTTCAGTTCTTTTGGTCATTAGTAGTAAATAAATATTTTCACTCAAATCATAATGTCTTTCTATATTGATGAGCTCTCTTTCAACACTAGGCAAAGTCTTTAACAAATCCTCTGAAACTTTGATTCGATTGCTAAAATCGTTGATTAAAATACTATTTTTAGACTTCAAATTTGAAATCATATCATTAAGTGTTGACTTCAATCTATCAATTTTAGCATTTAGTTCAGATATAATAGGATTTATTAAATTCCCATTGGGGTTTAACTGATCTCTTTCTAGTTGTAAATCAACTAATTCAGTAGTCAAATCATTCAAAAGATTATTAGAAATTCCATAACTTACTGGAATAATTACATCTTTAAATGATGATTTTTTATATAAATATTCAGATAAATAATTCAAGTACTTATTCTCAATTAAGAGTTTAGATTTTTCATTTTGTAGACCTTTGATATCATCGTAAAAATTTTCAGACTCAACACTAATTTGAACAACCCCATTGTTTTTTTTGAATAACTGTAGTTGAGCTTCAATTAGATTCAAAGAATCCTTAATTTCATTCAATTGTTTATCAATAAAATTTATTGTGTTTGTAGAAACTTCATTTTTAGTGTTTAAATCATTTTGAATATAATTCTCACATAGTTTATTAAGGAATTCAGTTTCTTTTACCAAATCCTCTCCTTTTACTGTGATGTTTATGATAGATGCATCATTCGATATTCTGTTTACTTTAATCTTATTCTTATAGAGTTTAGTGATAGAATGCGGATTTTTAACCTTAACAATTAATGATGGATAATCATTGATTTTTCCTAAATCAAAATAATCATTAAGTGATACTGAAAAAGAACCATAAGACGAATTAACAACTTCATTAAACTGGTAAGTCTTTTTAGCCATTACACTAGACTCAATGGTATATTGATATTGATTTAATAACTTTATACTAAATTCCTGACCGTACTTCTGATTAAAATCTATAGGACTAAATGTAATTGGTCTGTATTTGTATGATTCTGCAGTTTTTATGTTACCTTGAATAAAATACTCTACATTAAATCCTAAATCATTTACAGTTTTATAAACCAAAGGATAAGAAGTAATCATAAAAATCTTATCGGAAAAATTTACTGAATTAAATTTTGATGTTTTTTCACCCAAAACAGATTCTAAAGGGTCTATTACACTAGATGAATTGCTAACATTCATCTTTATAGAATTTGAAAAAATATTTGCAGAATATCTATTAATAAGTAAAGATACTAGCAAGGATAAACATATACTTAATGCAAACCATTGCCAGTTTTTTAAAATTAAAAAGGCAAACTTTTTAATAGGTATAAAATCTTCATCTAATAATTTAGCCATTTTATTCGTTTGTAAGTAAAAAGTAAAGGGTTAAACTTGAGATTAATACAGATAATCCAGAGGATAAACTATTAATCACAAAAAATCGTTTTTTGACGGGCTCAATGTTAATCACATCACCAGATTTAACAAAGAATTTATTGGTATTTGCTGTATTCAAGTCTGTTAAATCAACATAAAAAATTTCTGGCTGTTCACCATCAAGACGTATAACTTTAATTTTCTTTCTATTTGCAGTAGAAGTAAAACCATTTGCCAATCCAATAACATCAATAAGATTCATTGATGGTTCAATAATATTTTTTGTGCCAGGGCTATTCACCTCTCCCAAAATAGTTACGTTAAAATTAAGAAAGACAACCTTAACAAAGGGATTAGAAAAATAATCTTTAGCTACATTTTTAATTATTTTTTCTGTTTCTTCTAGAGATTTTCCTCTAACAAATATTTCTCCCAAAATAGGTAAAGATACATAGCCTGAATCGTTTACTAAAAAGCCGTAAATATGAGGATTAATTAATCTAGAAGTTGAATTATCTTGGCTTCTATTAAAGAAATCATAATTAGTTGGCGTCAAAGATTTAATCTCTACATAAAGTAAATCACCATCTGATAATATAGTTTTATTTTCTACAATATTTAATTTAGAATTGTTCTTAGAATGAAAAATATCTAAATCCTTATTTGTAATACAAGAAGATAACAAAAAAACTAAGAAAAGGTAAAAAGTGGTATTTCTAAACATGTTTAGGTAGTTTGAGTACCTACAAATATAATGGATTTCAAATTTTAAAGAAAGAAATACTTTCAGCAATTACCTTTTTTAATTGATTTGGCAAAAAATTTACATCAAAAGGGTGCTTAGCATTGAAAACATGATCAGAATCTTTAATTTTCAACAACATAGAATTTGAAATATTTGCATATAATTCCTGTGCTTCAGCAAAATCTACTGTTTGATCATTATCGCCATGTATTATTAATGTAGGAATTGATAACTTTCGACAAGCTTTAGGAATAGAAAAGTGAGATTTATTATTTATATAGTCTTCATAAAATTGATAGTAGAGTGGCATTTGCTGGTTCGTTCTACTATTAAAAACATAAACTACTCCTCTCTCTTTCCATAGATTAACTTTATCATTTTCGATTCTTTTTTCAAAATCGCTTACACTTGCCCATGATACTAGTTTTTTAATGATAGAATTTGAGGCTGCTTTTAAAATAGAAATACCTCCACCTCTACTATGCCCCAATAAATAAATCCGACTTAAATCAACTTTTTGTTCTAAATTATTTTTAGCCCATTCAATAACACTTTCTAAATCTTCTAATTCAATTGAAATGTTATTGTTGCCAAAAGCTTCTAAATCGGTAAAATCAAGTGGCTTTTCAGAAGAAACACCATTGTGAGAAAAATTAAATTTCAGGAAATTTAATCCTG
This DNA window, taken from Flavobacteriales bacterium, encodes the following:
- a CDS encoding polysaccharide biosynthesis tyrosine autokinase, giving the protein MAKLLDEDFIPIKKFAFLILKNWQWFALSICLSLLVSLLINRYSANIFSNSIKMNVSNSSSVIDPLESVLGEKTSKFNSVNFSDKIFMITSYPLVYKTVNDLGFNVEYFIQGNIKTAESYKYRPITFSPIDFNQKYGQEFSIKLLNQYQYTIESSVMAKKTYQFNEVVNSSYGSFSVSLNDYFDLGKINDYPSLIVKVKNPHSITKLYKNKIKVNRISNDASIINITVKGEDLVKETEFLNKLCENYIQNDLNTKNEVSTNTINFIDKQLNEIKDSLNLIEAQLQLFKKNNGVVQISVESENFYDDIKGLQNEKSKLLIENKYLNYLSEYLYKKSSFKDVIIPVSYGISNNLLNDLTTELVDLQLERDQLNPNGNLINPIISELNAKIDRLKSTLNDMISNLKSKNSILINDFSNRIKVSEDLLKTLPSVERELINIERHYDLSENIYLLLMTKRTEAGILSAGNVSDAKVVEPAIIQSGVLVSPNKSQNNILALLIGIFLPFTVFTLIELFYTRITGPGDIEKNSKIPYLGYVASNNTGFDLIVNEKPKSRISESFRNIRSNIEFILPKHKLGKTMLFTSSISGEGKTFCAKNIATVYAISGKKTIVIGADLRKPKMFLTFTENNDVGLSTYLSGISSKEEIIFNSKIENLDYIKSGPIPPNPAELLGRDMMKDLIKDLQNKYDYIIIDSPPVFIVSDSMALMELVDLNVYVLRQNYTKRELLNYANSFYDSEKIKNISIILNDVDFSNNYGYNYGYNYGYNYGYNYGYNYGGGYYDEE
- a CDS encoding polysaccharide biosynthesis/export family protein, which encodes MFRNTTFYLFLVFLLSSCITNKDLDIFHSKNNSKLNIVENKTILSDGDLLYVEIKSLTPTNYDFFNRSQDNSTSRLINPHIYGFLVNDSGYVSLPILGEIFVRGKSLEETEKIIKNVAKDYFSNPFVKVVFLNFNVTILGEVNSPGTKNIIEPSMNLIDVIGLANGFTSTANRKKIKVIRLDGEQPEIFYVDLTDLNTANTNKFFVKSGDVINIEPVKKRFFVINSLSSGLSVLISSLTLYFLLTNE
- a CDS encoding prolyl oligopeptidase family serine peptidase codes for the protein MKTFVIPSQRNKNITLDINFTKSKNSPLVIFSHGFKGFKDWGPFNTVSNIFVESGLNFLKFNFSHNGVSSEKPLDFTDLEAFGNNNISIELEDLESVIEWAKNNLEQKVDLSRIYLLGHSRGGGISILKAASNSIIKKLVSWASVSDFEKRIENDKVNLWKERGVVYVFNSRTNQQMPLYYQFYEDYINNKSHFSIPKACRKLSIPTLIIHGDNDQTVDFAEAQELYANISNSMLLKIKDSDHVFNAKHPFDVNFLPNQLKKVIAESISFFKI